The stretch of DNA TTCGTCGGGCTGTTCCTCTACAAAGGCCTGTACCTCACCGCCGCGCTCTACGCCTTGTTCACCGTGATCGCCGTGCAGGGCTGGCGTGAATGGCGCGCCGACCCGGCGTTGCACGCATGAAGGTGGTGGTACTGGCCGGCCCGGAATCCAGCGGTAAAAGCTGGCTGGTCGCCCAGTTGCAGGCACATTTTGGCGGGGTAATGGTGGGCGAATACGTGCGTCATTTCATCGACCACCACCAGCGCGATACCACCCTGGCGGATATCCCGGAGATCGCCCGGGGCCAGTTGGCCTGGGAAGATACCGCCCGCGCCGCGCAGCCGGCGTTGCTGATCCTCGACACCAACCTGCTGACCAACAAGCTGTGGAGCCAGACCCTGTTTGGCGACTACCCGGCGTGGCTCGACAGCGAACTGCTCGCCCGCCACTACGACCTGCACCTGCTGCTGTCTCCGGAAGACGTGGAGTGGACCGCCGATGGCCAGCGCTGCCAGCCGGAGTTTGCCGATCGCCTGGCGTTTTTCCAGGCCAGTCGTGACTGGCTGGAGCAACATCATCTACCGCTACGGGTCATCCGTGGGGATTGGCAAGCACGCCAGGACCAGGCCTTTTCAGCTGTGGAACAACTGCTGGATTGACCGGCGGGGACGATTTTCATGCACCGCTCGTTACGCATGGCCCACTTTCAACGTTCTGGCGCGCAGGGCTGAAGACCGGTTATCGGGTC from Pseudomonas sp. NC02 encodes:
- a CDS encoding AAA family ATPase, producing the protein MKVVVLAGPESSGKSWLVAQLQAHFGGVMVGEYVRHFIDHHQRDTTLADIPEIARGQLAWEDTARAAQPALLILDTNLLTNKLWSQTLFGDYPAWLDSELLARHYDLHLLLSPEDVEWTADGQRCQPEFADRLAFFQASRDWLEQHHLPLRVIRGDWQARQDQAFSAVEQLLD